DNA from Alnus glutinosa chromosome 2, dhAlnGlut1.1, whole genome shotgun sequence:
GGATGCTCTGTTGTTTTGTCTCTTCAGGACCTAGCTCTTCCGGAAGAGCATGCCAGGAAGGTTGAAGATAACTACAGGGACTCTGAGAAACCAGGATCACCTGTCAATATGGCTTTTAGTGATTCATGGATGGACCCATGCATAGAATTTGCTGTAAAAACTCTTACTGGTGCTATTCCAGTGGACTGTGTTCTTGATGTTCAGGATTCCTTTCATTCACAACAAAGCTCATCGCAAACCCAAGCAAGTAGTGGCTTGACTTCATCGAATGTTGGCTTTAATAAATTTTGTCCAACTGATTTTTTGGGTAAGAAAATTGACACTCTGGAGAATCCCAATTATAGACATCAAGCTCTGGTAGAGCCTGTATTCCCGCACACAGGAAATGTCAGCTTGCAGAATTCAGCTACAACTGTTCTCCACCGACAAAGTGAAGGGAGAGGCGATAGATGCCAATAATAGGCAACGAATTTGACTTCATTTGTACAGTTTAGAGATTTTGTAGAAGGATACTTCCAGGACTACAACCTTTTGCTTTCTTGTACTAATTCCCCACTGCAGAATGACGACTATCTGCATGTCATTCTGTGTACTTCTTAAGAAGCCAAGCTGTAGTTATCATTATGCCTACTTGTCTCTAGTGTTTGTATTGATACTTGATAGTAAGCCGGACTGCATGTGCTGGACACTGTTTATTAATTTTAGTCCTTTTAATGCCACTGTCACACTGAGCTTTTGTTGCCCGTAATTACTGTCCTCGTTTAAGCTATAAGTTACCAACCAAACGCATCTGCTTATCCCACTCTCAGTGTTCCAACTTCCAAGCCTCCtgagcttttttgtttttctttgttttgttttgttttttaaattcagCCTCTTTGAGTTTGATAACTAATCTAATTGCTTGAGGGAGACAGTTTGATGGATAAAGCACTTGGTCAATATCTGTACTTTTCATAGGTTTACcgtttacatcattttttttttggatactGTTTGTTTCCTTCATGACCCCATTCTCATAATAGGGATTCTATGAGAGCATGCATAGGAGATGCTCTAAAACTCCAGCAATTCTTAAAGTTCTTTTCGAAtcctttaaaaaatgatgtggtttttaaaattactacaAGCTTAATggtcaatggtaattttaaaagtcacattattctTAGAGTTGGAAGGACACAAGAATggcttttagcattactcttacaaCTTACATATTGTGTATATAGCTAATATGAGGCAAAAATCACATCCTACAATTTATCTTTACCTTTtgtaaacacaattttttagcTACAATGTAAATAGTGTAGCAAAATGCTCAAATATTTTCTTcattcttcctttatttttttcatttctctcattctctcatgACCGTTGGAAAAGTATGACGGTCAAAAAATGTctgttgggaaaaaaaaatatgatcataggaaaaatatgagtattaaaaaattatgaacgtTAGAAAGGATGAATGTTTGgaaaaaacataataaacaaacaatgaaaaataatatttaaaagaaagtggataagagaataaaaaatctgtttgagtgtataaaaaaaaataaaaaataaaataaaattagctaAAGTAGAGAATTATACCTTTTGGTGAGATATTTTACGTaggagaaatgctaaaaatatcaaatcttttaccaaAATATAGATAACAAAATGGTGTAGGGCTTGTTCATTgctatttttaatatttctcaaGAGGATTGGCAAAAGTGCTATGTAGAGGCAGCCGAGAGAATATCAACATAAGTTTCATAATGCAAACGACATCGTTTCCGACAAGCGGGAACTTCCAATCTTCTTTGCCGCCGAAACCGATTTCCCAACTTCTGCAGTCtgataaaaacaagaaagttGTGGTTCGTCAAAATTCTGCCCGAATACAAGAAGACTaaagagaaatagaaaaggaaaCGAAGAATGCAGATTCGAGTGAAGTGCAATTGCGGTGAAGGGAAATGCCCAGAATGGGCAATCGTAGAATTGCAAGGCACAGTAGAAGCTCAACCCGCCGTCCAAGACCGCCTCCAAAACCTCAAGATCGGCCTCCTCTGCCGCCCTTCTTctcaggttctctctctctctctctctctctcaatttggATCTATTGGACAAGAAAGATTCTAACAACTTGAAATTCGGTTCAGGAGGTGTATAATCTTACGGTTGGGTATCATGAATTGATTGGGTCGAAAGTGCCCTTGAAGAAGCCACTGTTGGTGCTGAAGAAAACTAAACACCCCGAGACCGATAACCAGAGCGGTGACACTATTTCTTCGTCTAGAGTTGAATTGCACGTTGTTGGGATCATTCGGCATCGGATCTTGTTCAAGACCAGGCCTAAGGCCTTAATTTCCAGTTAAGCTTTTATCATTTTAGATGCGTTTTCTCATTCATAGCTCATTTTTGTGCTTACTAGTATTGCAGCTTGCCTTGTCTCTTTGAACTACCATGAACAAAATTTTGGTATAATGAATGTATATAATATGGTGTAAAAATTAGGTATAGACTTGAGATTAGATTGTTTGAAATTCTAGAGTAagttataatatataatataaataatcaatttcataataaaaaaaattatgtatgatTTATTCAATGTTTTCCTTTAAAGTTTTGGTTGAAGTGTCATTCTCTATTCTATCTTCACTTATCCATCACAACTCCTTTTATGGCTGTCTTAATTTAAGGCCTCGCCTTTTGACTGCCTTGCCTTTTTgcctacaaaataaataataataataataatagtaatagtaataataaaactGATTATTTATGATGTTTAGTCACCTCAAACGTGAAGTTAAGGACATAGAGTATGCTTTTTCTTGGTAGGTTGAAGGAGGTTTTAGGAACAGAAATATGAAGCCTTCACTTCTAAAGAAGATTGAGCTGCAAGCTTGTAGTTCTACCACTTCTTTGCTATCTGGTTACTAGCACAGATAACCTGCAGTGAGCCTAAAGTCTGCCTCGTTGCTAAAGAATTTGAATGTTTCAAATCATGGACCTAGATTGTGCATAGGGGCATATTCATATTGTAAGCTTGAATCAGTATTTCACTGCTTTCATATTGTTCAATTTATGCACGTAGTACACTAAGGAATCTCTTGGTGCTTCTTCAGATATGTTTCTGTGTTGAATTGAGGGCTATGCAATAAGGGTCAGCTCAAGGATTACATTTAAGTTGAGGATCTGCGCCATACTTTGTCTTCTTTAAGCTTGCATATTTTAAAACAGTGCTTCTCTTTCCTATAAATGGTGACTGCTATTTCCTGTTTTGGGAACTAACAAAGCTTAGATAGATGCCTCCTCATTCTCATGAAGCTAAAAGAAAGACGTTCTCATAGGGTGCATTCGGTACCTTAAGAAAGTAAAACCCAGATGCTTTCAGAAATCTCCAAGCTGCTAGATCTTTGCCATTTTTCTGCACAGTGGAATCAGTACCTGGTATTATCTTTAGAAAGTGATGCACATGTTTGGATGATTTCAGACATAAGTTTGCCTATATTTTGAGAGCCTGCCTCAAAGTGATAGAGCTAgccatttttcttttagattAAAAATATACCCAATATAATATCCCCATCAGTAATAAATTTCCAGCATAATATCAATATCCTGCTCCTAACACGAGGATAGTGGAATATGCCCAGAACCAATCTACATTTTTTAATGTCCAATTCAGTATCAGGGTATTACGTTAAGGAAAGATGCTGGAAGTGGTCATTTAGCATTGAAGAGAGTAATCTAAGCTCAAATTAATAATTGAGCAGGTTTATGAGCTCGTCAGTGCTACATTGTCAAGAAGATAATAAGGTGGCTTATCTAGGACCAAGCTTGAcgtcattgattttttacacTTCTTTTGGCGTGCCTATATTTAACATCCAGAATAGCCAATTCTATCTTCCCGTTCACAGCCATAGTTTACATCTATATGAATCTTGCTTTGCTGAAGTGCAAGGGATGCGTAGAGGTATTAGGTTTGTTTGAATCTTGTGTAATTGGAATTCTCCCTTTGCCTAGACAGGATCTAGTCTAGTAATTTTGTGTGTGCACGTACGCGCTATTTTCCCTTGCCTAGATGGGATCTAGTCTAGCAATTTATATCACtgtgtgagaaaaaaaaaatttagagttgAAGCATATAAAACATAAGTCCACTTTCTTCAACTGAAGTTT
Protein-coding regions in this window:
- the LOC133861812 gene encoding uncharacterized protein LOC133861812; its protein translation is MQIRVKCNCGEGKCPEWAIVELQGTVEAQPAVQDRLQNLKIGLLCRPSSQEVYNLTVGYHELIGSKVPLKKPLLVLKKTKHPETDNQSGDTISSSRVELHVVGIIRHRILFKTRPKALISKTQPTVKERASTPGSVVSNQTA